Genomic DNA from Cucurbita pepo subsp. pepo cultivar mu-cu-16 chromosome LG13, ASM280686v2, whole genome shotgun sequence:
CGTCCAAACACATATTTGAATGTCGGCCGCTTGCTGCGGCATCGGTAGTGCATCCATCGTCGACATGTCGGATTGGGTTAGAGATTCAAAGGGGGGAGGGGGGGATGTTCTTCCTTAAAACCTTATCCACTTTTTAATGTGAATGAGTCGTGTTCAAGTGTAGCAAAGTGCCattgttttgtatttgaaggaatttaatttaattaacgtcGTAACTTTATAATTGGTGAAAGAGAATGTTTGACTCGtgattataataaatatgagTTCATTACACTTAaagttcgttttttttttaatttaattatatatataacaatgTATGGAACTATATTCAATTTAGATCCATAAATACTCAACAATTTTCATGTAAAAGAACATTGGGAACATtggtatataaataatttgtgatgatatatataccaaaaaaggagagattttgactaatattaatttagaacattgggaaaaaaatatataaaaattccAACTAAATTCCATATCTGGTGATAACATAGACCACATCaatcaatttcaaaacatGTGAATATTCTTGTAATTAGTAATTAACTTGAAAATTAGTAGAGTTAGAAACCAAAGTAAGCCACTaattaatcaataataataataaaatgaattaattaagagCAAATTTTGTAATGATGAAGTTGGcaaattaagaataataataataatggaaaacGTCGGCGTTTGGGGATTTTAAATGGTATAAGTTACCAACAGACTAAGTTTCCAAAGACAGAcaaagagagaaacagaggagaGACAGAGCGTGCAAACACGACATAGCGGACCACGTTGCAACGAGGGGCCACGGTCGGTTGGTCTTCCATTTCctttacttctttttcttcctctcttctctCCTTCACTCATACCCAAACCCAAAGAAAAAtccattctttctttctctctttctctccaaTGAGGAAGCTCTGTCCAAACTTCGACCGGGAAGACGGTCTCGACACTGTTCTTGAGGTTCCCATTCCGGAGGAGATGTTTTCTTGCCCCACTTACAAATCCCACGCCATCTCATGGCAAGCTATGAAGTCATGGGTCAAGTCCAGTTATTATAACAAACCCTCACATGTTACTTCAATTGCGTCTCTGTTCGGTGGTCGTAATGCCGAGATCCAGCTCCTCCTCGGCGTCGTCGGCGCTCCCTTAATCCCTCTCCCCATCGCTTTTCATCATCAATCCATTACTCGCAACATCAAAGACAACCCCATTGTAAGAATAAAAATCTCAACTTTATCACTTtttttgaaaacccatttgaaatCTCATAAACCCATTAATGATTTTGGGGTTAAACAGGAGGCGTCAATGGCGAAGTACATAGTGCAACAATATATAGCCGCAGTGGGAGGGGAGCATGCTTTAAACTCAATTGATAGTATGTACGCCATGGGGAAGGTGAAGATGGTGGCGTCGGAGTTTTCCTCCGGTGAAGGGTGTTTCAACGGCAAACCGATGAAGGCGAAGAACGGAAAAGGCGGAATTAGCAGCGGAGAAATGGGTAGTTTTGTAATTTGGCAGAAACGGCCGGATCTTTGGTGCTTGGAAATGATGCTGTCCGGCTGTAAAATCAGCGCCGGCAGCGACGGTAAAGTGGCTTGGAGACAGACTCCATGGCATCACTCTCATGCTTCTCGTGGCCCTCCTCGCCCCCTACGCCGATTCCTGCAGGTAAATTTCATcccctttttaattatttttttttaattgcaaaTTAAAGTGTGAATCCGtacccaaaattttcaagcGGAATTTTCATTTCACCTAATTTCACACCGAATAATAGCGTATTTAGTGGAAAGCGCTTAAACGTGTCGGCTACACCACTCCTTGAAAACTCAGTTCACAACCAATATGGAGGCCAAgtaatcttttctttaatcttctcttaaaaacaatttattatttaattaatttacggttattttcataaatagtCATAACTCATACCaacctattttttatatttcaaaagtccattttaagttaaaaaaattaaaaaactacaAATACGAAAATTATGTATGGGCCGAATGGCCCAAATACGCTGAATGGTGTTTAGTGACGTAAGCAAGATTCGTTTTTGACAGGGGCTGGATCCAAAATCGACGGCGACTCTGTTCTCAAACTCAACCTGCATCGGCGAGAAAACGATGAACGGCGAAGATTGCTTCATTCTGAAAGTGGAAGCGGAATCTTCAGTTCTCAGGGCAAGAAGTAGTAGCGGTGTCGAAATAATCCGGCATACGGTTTGGGGATACTTCAGCCAAAGAACTGGTCTCCTCGTGCATCTGGAAGATTCGCATCTCCTCCGGATCAAAACCGGCGGATCTCGAAACGACAACGTGTTTTGGGAAACGACAATGGAGTCGACAATTCAGGATTACAGAACGATCGACGGCGTGAACATTGCACACGCCGGAAGAACAACTGTGTCACTCTCTCGATTTGGTGATGGTGCGGAGGGGCATTCGAAAACGAAGATGGAAGAGATTTGGAAGATCGAAGAGGTTGATTTCAATATCAAGGGTTTGTCGATGGAATTCTTCTTGCCTCCCAGTGatttgaagaaggaagaagaagaaattggagTAATTAGGAGTGACGAGAAGTTTCCGTTGACGATGCGGCGTGCGGCTGGTGCTGGTTCGAGGATTTATTCGTCGAGAGTGGCGGccgttgatgatgatgaatcGGAGGGGAGTAGCCGGagtgatgaagatgaagatgaagatgaagatgatgattcGTGGTCAAGTGCTTAAAGATTAAACtcaatctttgaaattttgtacaTAAATCCTTGGTTgatatacatataaataagAACAGGTTAAGGcgtttcaaattataaattgtaaGGACAGTAATATACATACGAACTCCATTATATATGTTACAAGATCGTTTACAGTTCTGAAACCCATTAGAAAACGAAAATCACTCCATATTTACATTACACAACCAAAGGGGAGAAGGCTATTTGACATTATCAAAGCAGAGCGCAAAACAGAGCACGAAAGATACACACATCACTATCCGGCGATATCGATGGCCTTAACCTCCGGCTTTCTCTCCTCCTGTTTAGGTACCGTCACAGTCAGCACTCCGTTTTCCATTTTGGCGTTAATTTCATCCATTTTCGCGTTCTCCGGCAGCCGGAATCGCCGCATGAACTTCCCCATGCTCCGCTCCACTCTGTGCCATTTCTCGttcctctcctcttcttctttgcttctttCTCCACTGATCTGCAGAACTCTCCCTTCCTCAACCTCCACTTTcacttcttccttcttcagcCCCGGGAGATCCGCCTTGAATATGTGTGCCTCTGGTGTCTCTCTCCAGTCGATCCGAGTGTTCGCAATCGCCGTCGTTTCGCCCGCGCCGGAAGATGGAACCTTCGCCAGACTCCCCGGAAATTGCATCCCTTCTAATGGATCCCATATATCCAGGGAGAACGGATCGAACACGTTGGTCCGCCGACCGCTGAGAAAACTCGGAATTAACGACATGGCCTTGAATTCAAGAATGAAAGTAATACAAGCGGTGGGAAAACGAAACGGAAATTTATAGCGTGCGAGGGAAAAGTATCTccgtttgtttgatttgagaGAATTGTACAAGTGTCGGATTAATTTGTTGATTAGTGGAATACGTGTCGGATTTGATGTTCGAGTTGTCAAGAGCTCTTACATACAGCCGTCGATTCAGAATCGACTAAATTCATTGCTATCTCTAAGTGTTGAGGATAAAATCGACTAAATTCTGCAGTGATTGGAATGTGGAGCCGCCTTCCTTGATACAGCAATCGGCCTTCTCCTTCAAATCCTTCGCCCTCGTTAAAATCCCACCATTTTCCCTCTCCGTCATTAACTTCCTAATCCCCTTCTCGATCTCCCCTCTCTCCAGTTTATCACCCAACAGCAATCCAATTCCCCACACGTCGCTAACATATCTGGCATTGGCCATCTGATCCCCCAAGCAAGGATAACACAGCATCGGAACCCCTTCGCATATACTCTCAATCGTCGAATTCCAACCGTTGTGCGTCCAAAATCCCCCAATCGCGGGATGGGCTAATACCTCCCTCTGCGGCGCCCATTTCACAATCAATCCCCGTTCACCCACCATCTCCACGAACCCGTCCGGCAGCGACTCGAGCCACTCGGACCCACTAACCATCCCCGGACGGACCACCCACAAGAAGCAGTAACTAGAGTTCACCAGGCCCCACGCGATCTCGACGAACTCATGTGGGTCGATGGTGGCGAGGGTGCCGAAGCTGACGTACAGGACTGATTTGCTGGGCTTTGTGTTGAGccaagagagagaggagtGGGGGGGTCGAGGAGGAGGGGAAGTTTGTGTGCGTGGAAGCTGTTTGTGAAAAGGTCCGAGTGGGAAAATTGGGTTAGGAGAGAAGAGTTGACGGCATCTGAGAAGGGGCTCGTGTTCGAGGTCATTGAAGGAGTTGAAGATGAGGGCTGAGGAGGCTTTGGTTTGaatcaaaatggaagataaGAGTTGTTCAATAAGAAGCGGACATTGGGCTTTCACCGCCGGCAGATCTTTCACTCTGAGGTGTGGGAAATCGGGTAATGGATCTTCCGAAGAACGCAAGAGGCGGTTTCGACGAAGATCAGGAAGACCAACCATTGCCAAAAATGCAGAGATATTCCCAGTCCTCAAAACCACTCTCCGAATCTGAAACTCATCAGCCACGCTCTGAGTGAAGTGCCAATGAGCATCCGTGATCAGGCACCCGATATTGCTTTCCGCTACCAACTCCGCCACGCACTTCCGTAAGGGCTCAACACACCGACCATCGTTCATCAAAGTTATGATCTCTATCACGCCTCTGCTGGTGACATCGCTGTCGGAGAGGCCGTGGGGAATGAAGCGGAATGTGAAGTTGGGGTAGTCTGAAGGGTGGGGAGAGTTGATATGCTCTATGTGTATGATTGTGATGGAGAAGCCCTTGGAATGGAGGATCTGGGCGAGGTGAAGCATGGGGTTCATGTGGCCTTCGTACGGCAGAGGAAACAGGATGAGTTGCATATTGGAGCCGTTCATTTCTCACCCTTACTGCTTCTCTGCTCTGCTTTAGTATCCAATGGGccaatttgttaattaaagttttttttttttttttttttttcaattttgtaaaagaaaattagaattagagATAGGTGACGGGGATGGATAGAGACAGGAAAGCAAGACCTATGAACATGTCTAGTCAGCAGCATGTGTGGCCCCGACACACCggattcaaaattcaaaaatctgACAcacaatattatatataataataaaatggggGAAACAGCGTTTGACCAAGTCAATAGAAACAAATCGGAggtctaaaaaataaaacagcaCTACAGACGAGGATGTCCCAAAATTTGCCCATTTCAAGGTTAAGAAacgcaaaaaataaaaataataaaaataataaaaaaaaaaataaaataaaatttatgaaattcgGTAGTGATTTTAATGATAAGTGTTGTGGACGACAATTATTTAAACGACgattttgaattaaatgtCCCGCCACTCAAATAGTCAATCAAACAACTAAAAACTGCCAACATTATTtcgattttaaatttgaaataaagtttaataatagaatctattattgaaaaattacaCATTGATGCAATTAATGTCACAAAACCCAACATAtgtttcttattatttattaaaccaTTTCCTTAATCCCTTCCACTTTAATACAACACAGAGTAGTGTGTAAAGGGTTATACATGTTTTCCCCTCccacaaaacaaaacttttatctaaaatcaCACTATAACCCACAGAATTACAGACTTATTGCTTCCTCCTACTACCAAAAATCCTTCCTTTTCAATCTTTCTTTATCCCTAAACCCTACAAAacaatttcatcttctttacTCTTTGTCTGCTTCGCCAACATCAGTATGTCCATTCCTGAGGTAGGTGAAGTTGCTCTTGATTTATGGCTACCTCTCCCCGGAAACTCCTTGGCAGTGGCAGAACTGGCTTGTTTCTTCGGGATGAAATGGAATCTGTAATTTGTAAGAACCCCATTAGAACGAGTTTGAATTTAAGGAATGTAGTGAAAATTAGGGGAATTTTTTGCTTACTGAGGCCTGGCGATAGGAAACCGTTTAGTGGGGCTTGAATGGGGCTTCTCATCTCTGGAAATCGAACGGCTGGGCTTCCTGAATAGGCAATGgagttaaaaacaaaacaaacccatGTGATTGCTTAGACGAAGGGAGGTTGTGAAATACCTTTTTTCTGAAAGGATTCTGAAGGGTTCACATATTTGCGAGGCAAGAAAACGCCGGTTCCGGAGGAAGCCCTTTTGACGCCAGATCTGCCCGGATGAATGCAACGCGTGGCGGCGGAGGCGTTGGGCGTTGGCTGCTGATGTCGGGGTGGAGGAAGCCATGGGGAATGGTAGAAATCGCTGTTGCCCCCACTGCACCGGCCCCTTACATCAACAAAAGTTCCCCCTCTGTTTCGAAACTCTGGCTTCCAGTGTGGCTGAGCCGACCAGCCGACCTTAGCTTGTCTTTCCCAAGAAGAGACACTAAGAGCTTGCAACACCAGATCCCGCTTCACTTGCTGCGCCTGTAGAACAGGAGAGTTAAATATTTCGACGGCccataatgaaaaaaagagaacaGAACTGTTAAAATGCTGGGTTTAGAACATTGGTAACAATTTACCTGCGCCGCAAATGCCAAATTCCGGTCACAGTTACGATTCAAGAACATCCCATAATCCATTTCATTTACAGATTCAACAGGAACAGAAGATCGAGCACCCACAAA
This window encodes:
- the LOC111808895 gene encoding 17.6 kDa class I heat shock protein 3-like, producing MSLIPSFLSGRRTNVFDPFSLDIWDPLEGMQFPGSLAKVPSSGAGETTAIANTRIDWRETPEAHIFKADLPGLKKEEVKVEVEEGRVLQISGERSKEEEERNEKWHRVERSMGKFMRRFRLPENAKMDEINAKMENGVLTVTVPKQEERKPEVKAIDIAG
- the LOC111808894 gene encoding UDP-glycosyltransferase 76B1-like, with protein sequence MNGSNMQLILFPLPYEGHMNPMLHLAQILHSKGFSITIIHIEHINSPHPSDYPNFTFRFIPHGLSDSDVTSRGVIEIITLMNDGRCVEPLRKCVAELVAESNIGCLITDAHWHFTQSVADEFQIRRVVLRTGNISAFLAMVGLPDLRRNRLLRSSEDPLPDFPHLRVKDLPAVKAQCPLLIEQLLSSILIQTKASSALIFNSFNDLEHEPLLRCRQLFSPNPIFPLGPFHKQLPRTQTSPPPRPPHSSLSWLNTKPSKSVLYVSFGTLATIDPHEFVEIAWGLVNSSYCFLWVVRPGMVSGSEWLESLPDGFVEMVGERGLIVKWAPQREVLAHPAIGGFWTHNGWNSTIESICEGVPMLCYPCLGDQMANARYVSDVWGIGLLLGDKLERGEIEKGIRKLMTERENGGILTRAKDLKEKADCCIKEGGSTFQSLQNLVDFILNT
- the LOC111808105 gene encoding uncharacterized protein LOC111808105 isoform X1, whose amino-acid sequence is MATSLEPSLFTFPTEFPYESDSFASFSDLNSPLESAVSSTDSTDSSGSDDDDFFDGLAHQFAWTSLSETDKSASPTSKANNFEKKYVKTGSPQSTLSGIDTWFRSETPSQVQSPPLAVSGAVNDARALVHAASIEATRLKMSRGTTLFHSNVPFVKGFVGARSSVPVESVNEMDYGMFLNRNCDRNLAFAAQAQQVKRDLVLQALSVSSWERQAKVGWSAQPHWKPEFRNRGGTFVDVRGRCSGGNSDFYHSPWLPPPRHQQPTPNASAATRCIHPGRSGVKRASSGTGVFLPRKYVNPSESFQKKGSPAVRFPEMRSPIQAPLNGFLSPGLNSISSRRNKPVLPLPRSFRGEVAINQEQLHLPQEWTY
- the LOC111808105 gene encoding uncharacterized protein LOC111808105 isoform X2 — protein: MATSLEPSLFTFPTEFPYESDSFASFSDLNSPLESAVSSTDSTDSSGSDDDDFFDGLAHQFAWTSLSETDKSASPTSKANNFEKYVKTGSPQSTLSGIDTWFRSETPSQVQSPPLAVSGAVNDARALVHAASIEATRLKMSRGTTLFHSNVPFVKGFVGARSSVPVESVNEMDYGMFLNRNCDRNLAFAAQAQQVKRDLVLQALSVSSWERQAKVGWSAQPHWKPEFRNRGGTFVDVRGRCSGGNSDFYHSPWLPPPRHQQPTPNASAATRCIHPGRSGVKRASSGTGVFLPRKYVNPSESFQKKGSPAVRFPEMRSPIQAPLNGFLSPGLNSISSRRNKPVLPLPRSFRGEVAINQEQLHLPQEWTY
- the LOC111808893 gene encoding uncharacterized protein LOC111808893 → MRKLCPNFDREDGLDTVLEVPIPEEMFSCPTYKSHAISWQAMKSWVKSSYYNKPSHVTSIASLFGGRNAEIQLLLGVVGAPLIPLPIAFHHQSITRNIKDNPIEASMAKYIVQQYIAAVGGEHALNSIDSMYAMGKVKMVASEFSSGEGCFNGKPMKAKNGKGGISSGEMGSFVIWQKRPDLWCLEMMLSGCKISAGSDGKVAWRQTPWHHSHASRGPPRPLRRFLQGLDPKSTATLFSNSTCIGEKTMNGEDCFILKVEAESSVLRARSSSGVEIIRHTVWGYFSQRTGLLVHLEDSHLLRIKTGGSRNDNVFWETTMESTIQDYRTIDGVNIAHAGRTTVSLSRFGDGAEGHSKTKMEEIWKIEEVDFNIKGLSMEFFLPPSDLKKEEEEIGVIRSDEKFPLTMRRAAGAGSRIYSSRVAAVDDDESEGSSRSDEDEDEDEDDDSWSSA